Proteins co-encoded in one Papaver somniferum cultivar HN1 chromosome 5, ASM357369v1, whole genome shotgun sequence genomic window:
- the LOC113278087 gene encoding AP-1 complex subunit sigma-1, with product MIHFVLLISRQGKVRLTKWYSPYSQKERTKVIRELSGVILTRGPKLCNFVEWRGYKVVYKRYASLYFCMCIDEDDNELEVLEIIHHFVEILDRYFGSVCELDLIFNFHKAYYILDELLIAGELQETSKKTVARLIAAQDSLVETAKEQAGSISNIIAQATK from the exons ATG ATACACTTTGTGCTCCTTATCAGTCGACAAGGAAAAGTGAGGTTGACAAAATGGTATTCACCATATTCCCAGAAGGAAAGAACTAAG GTGATTAGAGAGCTTAGTGGAGTGATTCTTACACGAGGCCCTAAGCTCTGTAATTTTGTGGAGTGGAGAGGGTACAAAGTTGTGTATAAAAG ATATGCCAGCCTTTACTTCTGTATGTGCATTGATGAGGATGACAACGAACTAGAGGTCCTTGAAATAATACATCATTTTGTTGAGATACTGGATCGCTACTTTGGCAGT GTATGTGAGTTGGATCTGATCTTCAATTTCCATAAG GCATACTATATCTTGGATGAGCTTTTGATTGCCGGGGAACTGCAAGAAACCAGCAAGAAAACAGTTGCACGACTTATTGCAGCACAG GATTCACTGGTGGAGACTGCAAAGGAGCAGGCTGGTTCAATCAGTAATATTATTGCCCAGGCCACAAAATAG
- the LOC113280003 gene encoding serrate RNA effector molecule homolog, with protein sequence MNFEYVVDFSDADEEENSDAVLPSKGAATVKDSRKKRIGLVQSSTAGEEEMEIPEVNSPVNDEENSDEEVTDEEERIDTSPHDHEDDEESSDKNVGEKTVPEAQMNDSATEPSLVQRNEDVDLQSADPEPLKLSDPNRELSFGNIYSTGGQFDIGAATGISSDFSMLFPNDDWDVVDEDHGEKAAEEEESSDG encoded by the exons ATGAACTTCGAGTACGTTGTTGATTTTTccgatgcagatgaagaagagaatTCTGATGCAGTTCTTCCTTCGAAGGGTGCTGCCACTGTCAAG GATTCAAGGAAGAAGAGAATTGGTCTTGTTCAGTCTTCTACCGCTGGTGAAGAGGAGATGGAAATTCCCGAGGTCAACAGCCCGGTAAATGATGAAGAGAACTCTGACGAAGAGGTTACGGATGAGGAGGAGCGTATTGATACTTCCCCTCATGAtcacgaagatgatgaagaatccaGTGACAAGAATGTTGGAGAGAAAACCGTTCCCGAAGCTCAAATGAACGATTCTGCTACCGAGCCTTCACTTGTTCAGAGGAACGAGGATGTCGATCTTCAATCAGCGGACCCCGAGCCGCTAAAGTTGTCAGATCCCAACCGAGAATTATCCTTCGGGAATATCTACTCTACTGGGGGTCAATTTGATATTGGCGCCGCTACGGGAATATCTTCAGATTTCTCTATGCTTTTTCcgaacgatgattgggatgttgtTGATGAGGACCATGGTGAAAAGGCGGCTGAGGAAGAAGAAAGTTCCGACGGTTAG